A single Tenacibaculum sp. 190524A02b DNA region contains:
- the glmS gene encoding glutamine--fructose-6-phosphate transaminase (isomerizing): MCGITGYIGYRDAYPIVINGLKRLEYRGYDSAGIMMYDGSQMHLSKTKGKVSDLEVITNKEEERKKGRIGIGHTRWATHGVPNDTNSHPHFSQSGNLVIVHNGIIENYDTIKKELIGRGYEFKSDTDTEVLINLIEEVKKNEDCKLGKAVQLALTNVIGAYAIAVFDKTKPNELVVARLGSPIAIGVGKNNEEFFVASDASPFIEFTKNAIYLEDGELAIIKKDKGIKVRKIDNDKEVDANIQELQLSLEQIEKGGYDHFMLKEIYEQPKAITDTYRGRMLPNEGIIRMAGVDDNMPKFLNANRIIIVACGTSWHAGLVGEYLFEDMARIPVEVEYASEFRYRNPIITPNDIVIAISQSGETADTLAAIKLAKSKGAFVFGVCNVVGSSIARETHAGAYTHAGPEIGVASTKAFTTQITVLSLIALKLAQAKGTLSVSAVNNYLQALQQIPAQVEKLLEIDSLVKHIASVYMEASNCLYLGRGFNFPVALEGALKLKEISYIHAEGYPAAEMKHGPIALIDENMPVFVIATNKGHYEKVVSNIQEIKSRSGKIVAIVTEGDVTVKEIADHVIEIPDTEEAFTPLLTTIPLQLLSYHIAVMLGKNVDQPRNLAKSVTVE; this comes from the coding sequence ATGTGTGGTATTACAGGTTATATAGGTTATAGAGATGCTTATCCTATAGTTATTAATGGTTTAAAACGTTTAGAGTACAGAGGTTACGACAGTGCTGGGATTATGATGTATGATGGTAGTCAGATGCATTTGTCTAAAACAAAAGGTAAAGTCTCAGACCTAGAGGTTATAACAAATAAAGAAGAAGAACGTAAAAAGGGTAGAATTGGTATTGGACATACTAGATGGGCTACTCATGGGGTGCCTAATGATACAAACTCACACCCTCACTTTTCACAATCAGGAAACTTAGTTATTGTTCATAATGGTATTATTGAGAATTATGATACGATAAAAAAAGAATTAATAGGAAGAGGTTACGAGTTCAAAAGTGATACCGATACAGAAGTTTTAATTAATCTAATAGAGGAGGTTAAGAAAAATGAGGACTGTAAATTAGGAAAAGCGGTGCAATTAGCACTTACAAATGTTATTGGAGCTTATGCAATTGCAGTATTTGATAAAACAAAGCCAAATGAATTAGTTGTTGCTAGATTAGGAAGCCCAATAGCTATTGGTGTAGGTAAGAATAATGAAGAGTTTTTTGTAGCTTCTGATGCTTCACCTTTTATTGAGTTTACTAAAAATGCTATTTATTTAGAGGATGGAGAATTAGCTATTATTAAAAAGGATAAAGGTATAAAGGTTAGGAAGATTGATAATGATAAAGAGGTAGATGCTAATATTCAAGAATTACAATTAAGTTTAGAGCAAATAGAAAAAGGAGGTTATGATCACTTTATGTTAAAGGAGATTTATGAACAACCTAAAGCTATTACAGATACATATAGAGGAAGAATGTTACCTAATGAAGGAATTATTCGTATGGCTGGTGTTGATGATAATATGCCTAAGTTTTTAAATGCTAATAGAATTATTATTGTTGCTTGTGGTACTTCTTGGCATGCAGGATTGGTAGGAGAGTATCTTTTTGAAGATATGGCAAGAATACCAGTAGAAGTTGAATATGCTTCTGAGTTTAGGTATAGAAACCCTATTATTACACCAAATGATATTGTAATAGCTATATCTCAATCAGGAGAGACTGCAGATACCTTAGCGGCTATTAAATTAGCAAAATCAAAAGGAGCTTTTGTTTTTGGAGTATGTAATGTAGTTGGTTCTTCTATTGCTAGAGAAACCCATGCGGGTGCTTATACCCATGCAGGTCCTGAGATTGGTGTTGCATCTACTAAAGCTTTTACAACCCAAATTACTGTACTTTCTTTAATAGCTTTAAAATTAGCGCAAGCTAAAGGAACTTTGTCTGTTTCTGCAGTAAACAATTATTTACAGGCGTTACAACAAATACCTGCTCAGGTGGAAAAGCTTTTAGAAATAGATAGTTTGGTAAAGCATATTGCATCTGTTTATATGGAGGCTAGTAATTGTTTGTACTTAGGAAGAGGGTTTAATTTCCCTGTAGCACTTGAAGGAGCTTTAAAGTTAAAAGAGATTTCATACATTCATGCAGAAGGATATCCTGCGGCTGAAATGAAACATGGTCCTATAGCTTTAATAGATGAGAATATGCCTGTTTTTGTTATTGCTACTAACAAAGGGCACTATGAAAAGGTAGTAAGTAATATTCAGGAAATTAAATCTAGAAGTGGTAAAATTGTAGCAATTGTTACTGAAGGTGATGTAACAGTGAAAGAAATAGCCGATCATGTAATAGAGATTCCTGATACTGAGGAGGCTTTTACTCCTTTGTTAACTACAATTCCTTTACAGTTGCTGTCTTATCATATAGCTGTGATGTTAGGGAAAAATGTAGATCAACCGAGAAATTTAGCAAAATCAGTTACAGTAGAGTAA
- a CDS encoding translesion error-prone DNA polymerase V autoproteolytic subunit has protein sequence MSKSLIFFSPKTSKQKGSLFIDTGISAGFPSPADDFKETRISLDEEFIKNKEATFFARVSGQSMIGAGLDDNDLLIIDRSITPENNKIAVCFLDGEFTVKRLRVEGQKVWLQPENPDYPIIEITEENNFIIWGVVTNVIKKV, from the coding sequence ATGTCAAAATCATTAATCTTTTTTTCTCCAAAAACATCAAAACAAAAAGGTAGTTTATTTATTGATACAGGCATTTCTGCTGGCTTTCCTTCTCCTGCTGATGATTTTAAAGAAACCAGAATTTCTTTAGATGAAGAGTTTATAAAAAACAAAGAAGCTACATTTTTTGCACGTGTTAGTGGGCAATCAATGATTGGTGCTGGCTTAGATGATAATGATTTATTAATTATTGATAGAAGTATTACTCCTGAAAACAATAAAATAGCTGTTTGTTTTTTAGATGGAGAATTTACAGTAAAGCGCTTACGTGTGGAAGGACAAAAAGTATGGCTACAACCTGAAAACCCAGACTATCCTATCATAGAAATTACCGAAGAAAATAATTTTATAATTTGGGGTGTTGTAACAAATGTTATTAAAAAAGTGTAA
- a CDS encoding endonuclease/exonuclease/phosphatase family protein, protein MPNEIRKKTITIACYNVENLFDTLNDPLTLDNEFTPKGKKKWCNRRYKQKIKKISSVISIIGTNYSAYSPAIIGLVEIENKKVLHDLVRHNNLLKQNYSYIHHNSSDKRGIDVALLYKNRLFTPLSSKTYPIIINEDSKTNEKTRDLLVVEGILNGDLVHILINHWPSRKDKNLISKHKRIAAAKKVQNIINSIKLKDKVNSKFIIMGDFNDDPSSESVEKHLVTKDFHNPMSELHSNNNGTLTFNGNWHLFDQIIISKSFFKTESSLAFIKAGIFKKPWMKIHKGKYKGSPFRTFIGPWYKGGFSDHFPVYIVLRQKEKNSGKP, encoded by the coding sequence ATGCCTAACGAAATAAGAAAAAAAACGATCACTATTGCTTGTTATAATGTTGAAAATCTTTTTGATACTTTGAACGACCCTTTAACACTTGATAATGAATTTACCCCTAAAGGCAAAAAGAAATGGTGCAATAGAAGATATAAACAAAAAATAAAAAAAATTAGCTCTGTAATTTCAATCATAGGCACCAATTATTCAGCATATTCTCCTGCTATTATTGGCCTAGTTGAAATAGAAAACAAAAAAGTACTCCATGATTTAGTTAGACATAATAATCTTTTAAAACAAAATTACAGCTATATTCACCATAATTCATCTGATAAAAGAGGAATCGATGTTGCATTACTATATAAAAACAGATTATTTACTCCTCTATCTTCTAAAACCTACCCTATAATTATAAATGAAGATTCTAAAACAAACGAGAAAACTAGAGATTTATTAGTTGTTGAAGGTATTCTTAATGGAGATTTAGTTCATATATTGATTAATCATTGGCCTTCAAGAAAAGATAAAAACCTAATTTCTAAACACAAACGAATTGCAGCAGCAAAGAAGGTTCAAAATATAATTAACTCAATAAAACTAAAAGATAAGGTCAATTCAAAGTTTATTATTATGGGAGATTTTAATGACGACCCGTCAAGTGAAAGTGTCGAAAAACATTTGGTTACCAAAGATTTTCATAACCCCATGAGTGAATTACACTCTAACAATAATGGAACGCTAACTTTTAATGGAAACTGGCATTTATTTGACCAAATAATAATTTCCAAAAGCTTTTTTAAAACTGAAAGTAGCTTGGCTTTTATAAAAGCAGGTATATTTAAAAAGCCTTGGATGAAAATTCATAAAGGAAAATACAAAGGAAGCCCATTCAGAACTTTTATAGGGCCATGGTATAAAGGTGGTTTTTCAGACCACTTTCCTGTTTATATAGTTCTGAGACAAAAAGAAAAAAACTCAGGAAAGCCCTGA
- the hflX gene encoding GTPase HflX: MIETRKAISEKAVLIGIITQNQDENQSEEYLDELEFLTSTAGGVAVKRFVQKLEKPNPKTFLGTGKLDDVKAYIETHNIGTAIFDDELSPAQLRNIERILNCKILDRTNLILDIFANRAQTSSAKKQVELAQYEYLLPRLTRMWTHLDKQKGGIGMRGPGETEIETDRRIIRDKITLLKKKLVTIDKQMAVQRKNRGKMVRVALVGYTNVGKSTLMNVVSKSDVFAENKLFATLDTTVRKVVIKNIPFLMTDTVGFIRKLPTQLVESFKSTLDEVREADLLLHVVDISHPNFEDHISSVNKILDEIKSVDKPTLMVFNKIDAYQHETIDEDDMITEKTKAHYTLDDWKKTWMNDMQKESIFISAINKSNLEEFKEKVYSEVRNIHVQRFPYNDFLYQDE; this comes from the coding sequence ATGATAGAAACACGTAAGGCAATTTCAGAGAAAGCGGTTCTAATAGGTATTATAACCCAAAACCAAGATGAAAATCAGTCAGAAGAATATTTAGATGAATTGGAGTTTTTAACTTCTACTGCTGGAGGAGTTGCTGTAAAGCGATTTGTTCAAAAGTTAGAAAAACCTAATCCTAAAACATTTTTAGGAACTGGGAAGTTGGATGATGTAAAAGCATATATTGAAACACACAATATTGGTACAGCTATTTTCGATGATGAATTATCGCCAGCTCAATTAAGAAACATAGAAAGAATATTAAATTGTAAGATTCTTGATAGGACAAATTTGATACTTGATATTTTTGCAAATAGAGCGCAAACTAGTTCTGCAAAAAAACAGGTAGAACTTGCTCAATATGAATATTTGTTGCCTAGATTAACTAGAATGTGGACGCATCTTGATAAACAAAAAGGAGGTATTGGAATGCGTGGGCCAGGTGAGACAGAAATAGAAACAGACCGTCGTATTATTAGAGATAAGATTACTTTGTTAAAAAAGAAGTTGGTAACTATTGATAAGCAAATGGCTGTCCAGCGAAAGAATAGAGGTAAAATGGTTCGCGTGGCTTTGGTTGGGTATACAAATGTAGGTAAGTCAACCTTAATGAACGTAGTAAGTAAAAGTGACGTTTTTGCAGAAAATAAGTTATTTGCTACTCTTGATACAACTGTAAGAAAGGTGGTTATTAAAAATATTCCTTTTTTAATGACAGATACTGTAGGGTTTATCAGAAAATTACCAACACAATTAGTAGAGTCTTTTAAATCTACTTTGGATGAAGTTCGTGAAGCAGATTTGTTATTACATGTTGTAGATATTTCTCATCCTAATTTTGAAGATCATATTTCATCTGTAAACAAAATATTGGATGAAATAAAAAGTGTCGATAAACCAACGCTTATGGTTTTTAATAAAATTGATGCTTACCAACATGAAACAATAGATGAAGATGATATGATTACTGAAAAAACAAAAGCACATTATACATTAGATGATTGGAAGAAAACTTGGATGAATGATATGCAAAAAGAAAGTATATTTATATCCGCAATCAATAAAAGTAATTTAGAAGAATTTAAAGAGAAAGTGTATAGTGAAGTAAGAAATATTCATGTTCAACGTTTTCCTTATAATGATTTCTTATATCAAGATGAATAA
- a CDS encoding Y-family DNA polymerase — MFALVDCNNFYASCERVFNPNLLNKPVVILSNNDGCVISRSDEAKKFIPMGAPAFKFKQEFKKHNIDVLSSNYPLYGDMSERVMNILYQFTPDVEVYSIDEAFLEFKGFDHINFENYGIEIRNRINQWVGIPTCVGIAPTKSLSKVANKIARKFPQKTNGVYIIDSEEKRLKALKWTPIEKVWGIGHRLQKRLKVKGCTKAIDFVELNSEWVRKNFSITEWKLQQDLKGISKLNLDENTSKKAIATTRSFESTFSNINDIKERVSTFAISCAEKLRKQHSCCYMIIVTLSSNRYQNNIDRYKASKTIVLSTPTNSSLVISKQSVKAVETIFKKGVKFKRAGVIVTGLVPNNNYQLHLFEKEPKKHVHLMKAIDKVNKKYKSDKIKLARQDLKRTWKMKQEHLSPKYTTNINEIIKVK; from the coding sequence ATGTTTGCTTTAGTTGATTGTAACAATTTTTATGCTTCCTGTGAACGCGTATTTAACCCTAACTTACTTAACAAACCTGTTGTAATTTTAAGTAACAACGACGGTTGTGTTATTTCTCGTAGTGATGAAGCTAAAAAATTTATCCCAATGGGAGCTCCGGCTTTTAAATTTAAGCAAGAGTTTAAAAAACATAATATAGATGTGTTATCATCTAATTATCCTTTATATGGTGATATGAGCGAACGCGTTATGAATATTCTATATCAATTTACACCTGATGTAGAAGTATATTCTATAGATGAAGCTTTCTTAGAGTTCAAAGGTTTTGATCATATTAATTTTGAAAACTACGGTATTGAAATAAGGAATAGAATTAACCAATGGGTTGGAATACCTACTTGTGTTGGCATTGCCCCAACCAAATCCTTGAGTAAAGTTGCTAATAAAATAGCCAGGAAGTTTCCTCAAAAAACAAATGGAGTTTATATTATAGATTCTGAAGAAAAAAGACTAAAAGCATTAAAATGGACACCAATAGAAAAAGTATGGGGAATAGGTCATAGATTACAAAAAAGATTAAAAGTCAAAGGCTGCACTAAAGCTATTGATTTTGTAGAATTAAATAGCGAATGGGTTAGAAAAAACTTCTCTATTACTGAATGGAAACTTCAACAAGATTTAAAAGGCATTTCTAAATTGAATTTAGATGAAAATACTTCTAAAAAAGCAATAGCAACTACGAGAAGTTTTGAATCTACTTTTTCGAACATTAATGATATTAAAGAACGTGTTTCAACCTTTGCCATTTCATGTGCTGAAAAATTAAGAAAACAACACTCTTGTTGCTATATGATTATAGTTACACTTAGCAGCAATAGATATCAAAACAATATTGATAGATATAAGGCTAGTAAAACAATTGTTCTTTCAACCCCAACCAACTCTTCATTAGTTATTAGTAAGCAATCCGTTAAGGCTGTTGAAACTATTTTTAAAAAAGGAGTTAAATTTAAAAGAGCAGGTGTTATTGTTACAGGATTAGTTCCTAATAATAACTATCAATTACATCTATTTGAAAAAGAACCTAAAAAACATGTTCATTTAATGAAAGCTATTGATAAGGTAAATAAAAAATATAAGTCTGATAAAATAAAACTAGCAAGACAAGATTTAAAACGTACTTGGAAAATGAAACAAGAGCACCTTTCTCCAAAATACACTACAAATATTAATGAAATAATTAAAGTAAAATAA